The nucleotide window ATGTTGTCCAGCTTGATTACCTGTGCCAGGTAGTTTTCATTGACCGGCACCTGGGCGCCGGGGGGCAGTACGGTGAAGCCGGACTGCTTGACGGCGGCGGTCGGCACGATCTTGGCCACCTTGCCGCTCTGCACTACGGTGAATCCTTTCAGCTCCAGAACGGAAACAAAGACGTTGTAAGCCTCTTCGGTGGAGAGCTTGGAAGGAGAAAAAACGGAAACCTTGCCCTTGACCCGGTCATCCAGAACGAAATTCCTGCCGGTCAGATCGCTGATGAACTTTACCATGGTGGAAATATCCACCTCGTTAAAGTTGAGTACGACCCCTTTGCCGGCCGCCTGGGCAGGGAAGCTGAAAAGGGTTCCCGCCAGCAGCAGGATGCAGAGGGTACGTACCAGAAAGCGGAATACCGGGTTTGGCCTTCCTGCGGAATGAAATTCCGCCGGTCTCCCTTTGTCAGGGGTCAGGTATCGTATCACAGGTGCGCCTCCACGTAATTTTATCGAAAATCATGCAACCAAACGGACTGCCGGACCTCATGCATGCCTGGCATTCAGGCCTTGCCGGCTCCTGCGGCCCGAAACAAGTGTTCCTAGCGTATATCGTAATTAAATGTGGCCGGTTGTCCGTCCCGGATCAGATCAAGTTTGAGCTTGCTCTGCCCTTTGAGTGCCATGAAGGACTGCAGTGCCTTGTCAGGCGAGTCGATCGGGAAATCGTTCAGACGCAGCAACACATCTCCGTTACGGATCCCGATCATGGCAAAAACTCCGTTGGGCTTGACCTCCGATGCACGGAAGCCTTCCACCTTGCCGTCCTTCTGGCTGGGAAGCAGCCGGGCATCGGTCATGGCCTGGCCGATGTTATCCAGGGCAGCATTAAGGGCGCGCTGATCGATGACAAAACTTCCGGCCCCGGTGCTGGTTACGCCCCCCCCCGAAGGAGCCGGTGATGCGGGCTGGCCTGCCGGTGCAGCGGAAGGAGGAGTCATGGGGGTCAGCAGTTCCACCTTCTTACCGTTGATCACGATGAAGGCCTGATCCTTCTTCACTTCTGCCAGCCGGCCGGCGTCGAACACCATATCGCCCAGACGGAAGACCCGTTCTTCCTGTTTGGTAGAGTGGCGCACCAGAGCGAAGGTCTCACGGAAGGAGCCGGTGGCCGTACCGAGCAACAACAGTTCCGACGGTGCCGTAACCGGAGCGGCCTGTGCCGCAGCCGTCGTGGCCACGATCGGCGAAAGCTGCCCCTGCATTGCCTTGCCGAACAGCCCATTGGACAGAATAGGAGCATAAAAGCTCAGGTCCTCTGTTTTGGCAGCCGGCGGCGCAGGCGTTCCGGCTGCCGGGCCGGCAGCTTTCTTGGGCAACACCGTACCGAGGCGGTTGGACAGCCGTTCAGCTGCAATGAACGCCAACATGGTGATGATCGCAATGCCCAGCAGGATATTTATGGCGTTGATGGCGCGTAGCATGGGAATGTTCCTCCCCCTTTCATCAGGGGGGATTTACAGCTTGATTTCGCCTGAAAAAACTTCCACCGCCGGACCGGTCATGTAGATGCTGCCATCCTCGGCCCACTCCATTTCCAGATCCCCACCCGAAAGATGGTTAAGGATTTTCCTGTCAGTCAGTCCATTCAGAACGCAGGCCGCCGTAACCGCGCTGGCGCCGGTACCGCAGGCCAGAGTTTCGCCTGCCCCCCGTTCCCAGGTGCGCTGACGGACTTCACTGCGCGAAAAGACCTGGACAAATTCCACGTTGGTCCTGCGGGGGAACAACTCATGGTTCTCGATCAGCGGTCCATAGGTGGCAACCGGGAAGTTTTCTACATCCTCCACGAAGATCACGCAGTGGGGATTACCCATCGAGGCACAGGTGATCTGAAAGGTGCGATCCAGGATTGTCAGCGGCTCAGCGATCACTTTGGCGGCGGCGTCACCGGTCATCGGGATCTCGCCCCGGGGCAGCCTGGGTGCCCCCATGTTCACCCGCACCTTTTCGATCTTTCCGTCACTGCCGGCAACCAAGCGCAGCGTGAGGTTCCCGGCTCCGGTCTCGGCCGTAATCTCGTCCCTGGTCACGATACCATGGTCATAGGCATACTTGGCGACACAGCGGATGCCGTTGCCGCACATTTCCGATTCCGAACCGTCGGAGTTGAACATGCGCATGCGCACGTCGGCAACATCCGACGGCATGATCAGGATCAGCCCGTCCGAGCCGATGCCGAAGTTGCGGTTTGAAAGGCGGATTGCCAGCTGTTGTGGATGCTCGACCATTTCCTCGAAGCAGTTTACATAGACATAATCATTGCCGGCACCCTGCATTTTGGTAAATTTCATTGTATTCTCAGCCCTCTTTCGAAAAATATGCGATTGTGGAACATAACAAAAAAGCGCTGCCACAACAAGCAAATAAAATCGGCAAAATCAATCTTAACCCGCCTTGGGAGGGCATTTGCGCTGAAGGATTGCCAAAGGCGCACCGACTGCTGTATATTTGAAAAAATCTAACTTTCAGCAAGGGGCACGCACCCTATGATCCGCTCATTTCAGGGCATCCAGCCACGGCTGGACCCGACCGCCTTCATAGCCGAAACCGCAGTCGTCATCGGCGATGTGGAGATCGGCCCCGGGAGCAGCGTATGGTACAACTGTGTGATCCGCGGGGACGTAAACTTCATCCGCATCGGCGCCCGCAGCAACGTACAGGACTTGTGCATGCTGCATGTCACCCACAGGAAAGAGGACTCGGCCGGAGCACCGCTGATCATCGGCAATGACGTCACCATCGGCCACAGCGTCACCTTGCACGGCTGCACCCTGCATGACGGTTGTTTCATCGGCATGCAGGCGGTGGTCATGGACTCGGCCGTTGTGGGAAAGGGCGCCCTGGTTGGAGCGCGGTCGCTGGTGACGGAAGGTACCGTGATCGAGCCGCATACCCTGTGGATGGGAGCCCCGGCCCGGTACAAACGCCACCTGACCCGGGAGGAGATGCTCCGACTGGAGGTATCGGCCGAGAACTACGTGAAATACTCCCTACAGTATATCAATGAAATCAAAGATGACGACTGACAAATCTTCACTCGCCGCAACCATGCCATCCCTCTGCGGCTGCCACGGCCATCTGCTGCCCGGGTGCCCCCTATGACCGAAGACAACCTGCTCTCATCGGACTCCAGAACAGTGCAATCCGCACTGGACGTGCTCGGCAGCCCCCGCAAACGGGCCAGCCTTGCGAGGCTGATGCCCTTTTTGGGACCAGCCTTCATTGCCAGCGTAGCCTACGTTGACCCCGGAAATTTTGCGACCAACATACAAGGGGGCGCCCAGTTCGGCTACATGCTGGTCTGGGTAATCGTCGCCAGCAACCTGATGGCGATGCTTATCCAGACCCTGTCCGCCAAGCTCGGGATCGCCACCGGCATGAACCTGGCCGAGCACTGCCGGACCCACTTCCCCAAGCCGGTCTCTTTCCTGATGTGGGTCCTGATGGAATTGGTCGCCATTGCGACAGATCTGGCGGAATTTCTGGGAGCAGCCCTGGGATTCCAGCTCCTGCTGGGGGTGCCGCTTTTTGTTGGGGCCGTTCTGACCGCTGTGGTGACGCTGCTGATCCTGGGACTCGAGCGGTACGGCTTCCGCCCCCTTGAGGCGGTCATCGGGTCGATGGCAGGGGC belongs to Geobacter sp. SVR and includes:
- a CDS encoding gamma carbonic anhydrase family protein, yielding MIRSFQGIQPRLDPTAFIAETAVVIGDVEIGPGSSVWYNCVIRGDVNFIRIGARSNVQDLCMLHVTHRKEDSAGAPLIIGNDVTIGHSVTLHGCTLHDGCFIGMQAVVMDSAVVGKGALVGARSLVTEGTVIEPHTLWMGAPARYKRHLTREEMLRLEVSAENYVKYSLQYINEIKDDD
- the dapF gene encoding diaminopimelate epimerase, producing the protein MKFTKMQGAGNDYVYVNCFEEMVEHPQQLAIRLSNRNFGIGSDGLILIMPSDVADVRMRMFNSDGSESEMCGNGIRCVAKYAYDHGIVTRDEITAETGAGNLTLRLVAGSDGKIEKVRVNMGAPRLPRGEIPMTGDAAAKVIAEPLTILDRTFQITCASMGNPHCVIFVEDVENFPVATYGPLIENHELFPRRTNVEFVQVFSRSEVRQRTWERGAGETLACGTGASAVTAACVLNGLTDRKILNHLSGGDLEMEWAEDGSIYMTGPAVEVFSGEIKL
- the gspC gene encoding type II secretion system protein GspC, coding for MLRAINAINILLGIAIITMLAFIAAERLSNRLGTVLPKKAAGPAAGTPAPPAAKTEDLSFYAPILSNGLFGKAMQGQLSPIVATTAAAQAAPVTAPSELLLLGTATGSFRETFALVRHSTKQEERVFRLGDMVFDAGRLAEVKKDQAFIVINGKKVELLTPMTPPSAAPAGQPASPAPSGGGVTSTGAGSFVIDQRALNAALDNIGQAMTDARLLPSQKDGKVEGFRASEVKPNGVFAMIGIRNGDVLLRLNDFPIDSPDKALQSFMALKGQSKLKLDLIRDGQPATFNYDIR